The following are encoded together in the Diachasmimorpha longicaudata isolate KC_UGA_2023 chromosome 3, iyDiaLong2, whole genome shotgun sequence genome:
- the LOC135160905 gene encoding bcl-2-related ovarian killer protein homolog B-like produces the protein MSIMSAKRHEENGVHLVTRRGSIALTFQANLAAIGSSVDSLQVVGSARRRLSNVGGAVSRRISHTIGWRSVSASLELIVAQGSSLCGQYIRNRLKRSGIFQRKLGLKRVTALSAACSTIITEVYPELIAIGVELEKMHPHLFTRIARQVGCGGFSCEQTAIEALHDVAREILRYGEMTWSKIIALYAVAGAIAVDCVRQDRPQFIASIQRAMTEILEEDLASWIHANGGWGTLATKYRPPTEKQTWQERNFVILLVICTLFVGLIAIILRFLIS, from the exons ATGTCCATTATGTCAGCGAAAAGACATGAGGAGAATGGAGTTCATCTCGTAACTAGAAGAGGAAGTATAGCTCTCACTTTCCAGGCAAATTTAGCGGCTATTGGATCGTCTGTAGATTCACTCCAGGTTGTCGGCTCCGCAAGAAGACGATTGAGCAACGTCGGTGGGGCTGTTTCGAGGAGAATATCACACACTATTGGATGGAGATCTGTATCTGCTTCACTCGAACTTATTGTCGCGCAg GGCTCTTCATTATGTGGCCAGTACATAAGAAATCGCCTCAAGCGTTCGGGAATATTCCAACGAAAGCTCGGACTAAAGCGAGTGACTGCACTGTCTGCCGCTTGCTCTACCATAATCACTGAAGTCTATCCCGAATTAATCGCAATCGGAGTTGAGCTTGAGAAAATGCATCCCCATCTATTCACAAGGATAGCTAGACAAGTGGGCTGTGGGGGTTTTTCTTGCGAGCAAACTGCCATTGAGGCTCTGCACGATGTTGCGAGGGAAATTCTGAGATACGGAGAAATGACTTGGAGTAAAATAATAGCACTGTATGCAGTAGCCGGCGCTATCGCTGTTGATTGTGTTCGACAAGATCGACCGCAGTTCATTGCTTCGATTCAAAGGGCCATGACCGAGATCCTCGAAGAGGATTTGGCCAGTTGGATTCACGCCAATGGTGGCTGG GGCACATTAGCAACGAAATATCGGCCCCCAACTGAGAAGCAAACATGGCAAGAACGTAACTTTGTGATTCTTTTAGTGATTTGTACTTTATTCGTGGGACTCATTGCAATTATTTTAAGGTTCCTAATAAGTTGA